The bacterium genome has a window encoding:
- a CDS encoding iron ABC transporter permease, whose translation MKAGRVTLVLGMLAAATILVLGMAPFVGMTPISPFDILGGGAAPGKEYDIFWKIRLPRVLAAWLTGAGLAVAGMAFQALFRNPLATPFTLGVASGAALGAAMAIRFGVAVTLLGISGISMAALAGAALSVLLVYGISRALTRSGAMLTTATLLLAGVAVNFFFSSLNLFIQYISDFTHTFRIIRWLMGGLEVAGFRSVFQMIPFVALGTILILISWRELDLLTTGEEMAASRGVSVARMQRRLFFATSLLVGGVVAVCGPIGFVGIMVPHICRLMVGPGHRALIPATILFGGVFLTVCDTFARTVIAPAEIPVGVITALLGGPFFLALLIRDK comes from the coding sequence ATGAAGGCCGGGAGGGTCACCCTTGTCCTTGGTATGCTGGCCGCGGCCACCATCCTCGTCCTCGGGATGGCCCCCTTCGTGGGGATGACCCCCATCTCCCCCTTCGACATCCTTGGCGGAGGGGCGGCCCCCGGCAAGGAGTACGATATCTTCTGGAAGATCCGGCTGCCGCGGGTTCTGGCGGCCTGGCTCACGGGCGCGGGGCTGGCCGTCGCCGGGATGGCGTTCCAGGCCCTCTTCCGCAACCCCCTGGCGACCCCCTTCACACTGGGGGTCGCCTCGGGCGCCGCCCTGGGAGCGGCCATGGCCATCCGGTTCGGAGTAGCCGTGACCCTGCTGGGGATCTCCGGAATCTCCATGGCGGCCCTTGCCGGAGCAGCCCTTTCCGTTCTTCTCGTCTACGGGATATCGAGGGCGCTCACCAGGTCAGGAGCCATGCTCACCACGGCCACCCTGCTGCTGGCGGGAGTGGCGGTGAACTTCTTCTTCTCCAGCCTCAACCTGTTCATCCAGTATATTTCCGACTTCACCCATACCTTCCGGATCATCCGCTGGCTCATGGGTGGGCTGGAGGTGGCCGGGTTCAGGTCTGTTTTCCAGATGATCCCCTTCGTCGCCCTGGGGACGATTCTTATCCTCATCAGCTGGAGGGAACTGGACCTGCTCACCACGGGGGAGGAGATGGCGGCAAGCCGGGGTGTGAGCGTGGCCAGGATGCAGCGAAGGCTTTTCTTCGCCACTTCCCTGCTGGTGGGGGGGGTCGTTGCCGTGTGCGGCCCCATCGGGTTCGTGGGGATCATGGTTCCCCACATATGCCGTCTCATGGTGGGGCCCGGTCACAGGGCCCTCATCCCGGCCACGATCCTGTTCGGCGGGGTATTCCTCACCGTGTGCGACACCTTCGCCCGCACCGTCATCGCCCCGGCGGAGATCCCGGTGGGGGTGATCACCGCCCTGCTGGGGGGGCCGTTCTTCCTCGCTCTTCTGATCCGGGATAAATA
- a CDS encoding ABC transporter ATP-binding protein, whose amino-acid sequence MKNDPILEIDNLSLTIGGNAILRDVTFVVPEGQYLSIVGPNGAGKSSLLKCLIRIRSDWTGSVRVQGRSTPDMTQKELAARLCYVPQADGSVFPFTVRQFVLMGRYPHHSPFTFTGAEDLRIVDRSLAMTGTARFAERDIRTLSGGERQKVLIAGALAQGAGVLLLDEPTTFLDPLHAGEVQSLLLELNRDSGVTVLAVTHDINHAALYSDRVVALVNGEVAFDGLPDMFMDNAVLEGIYARPFTFVGHPVTGRPMVVPEGPGS is encoded by the coding sequence ATGAAAAACGATCCGATCCTTGAAATTGATAACCTTTCACTCACCATCGGCGGGAATGCCATCCTCAGGGATGTGACCTTCGTCGTCCCCGAAGGCCAGTATCTTTCCATCGTCGGTCCAAACGGGGCGGGTAAGAGCTCCCTTTTGAAATGCCTCATCAGGATCCGGTCGGACTGGACCGGCAGCGTGCGTGTCCAGGGGCGGTCCACTCCTGACATGACGCAAAAAGAGCTGGCGGCCCGGCTCTGCTACGTTCCCCAGGCCGACGGCAGCGTCTTCCCCTTCACGGTCCGCCAGTTCGTTCTCATGGGACGCTACCCCCACCACAGCCCCTTCACATTCACCGGGGCTGAAGACCTCCGGATCGTGGACCGGTCCCTCGCCATGACGGGAACGGCACGCTTTGCCGAAAGGGATATCCGGACCCTGAGCGGAGGAGAGCGGCAGAAGGTCCTCATCGCGGGGGCCCTGGCGCAGGGCGCCGGAGTCCTACTCCTGGACGAACCCACGACCTTCCTCGACCCTCTCCACGCCGGAGAGGTCCAGTCCCTCCTGCTGGAGCTCAACCGCGACTCCGGAGTCACCGTGCTGGCAGTAACCCACGACATCAACCACGCGGCCCTCTATTCCGACCGGGTGGTGGCCCTCGTGAACGGGGAGGTCGCTTTCGACGGTTTGCCTGATATGTTCATGGACAATGCTGTTCTCGAAGGCATCTACGCGCGGCCCTTTACCTTCGTCGGGCACCCGGTCACAGGCCGCCCCATGGTGGTGCCGGAAGGGCCCGGTTCATGA
- a CDS encoding helical backbone metal receptor, whose amino-acid sequence MPRFTLHASRFTVWKTAVIILLAVFQVSCSDPPLSPSPPLPLVDAPVRRIVSLAPSVTEILFELGLGEKVVGVTRYCDYPPEAKSREKVGGYLDVNYEAVVALQPDLVIHITQHEEARDRLHELGIATLAVDHSRVDGIVNSINSIGKACGVAAVSRAYVKDLKARLSRVVSGYNFNFTPRVLVAVGRSLEPGASGEIYVSGRDGFYDDLIRLAGGENAYSDETLKFPALSAEGIARIDPDVILEMIPDLGPDEDMPALLSRWNDIPGLRAARTGRIYILGEDYVVIPGPRFVTLLEEMTALIHNEPK is encoded by the coding sequence TTGCCACGCTTCACGCTTCACGCTTCACGCTTTACTGTCTGGAAAACAGCGGTAATAATTTTACTCGCTGTTTTCCAGGTCTCCTGTTCCGATCCCCCCCTCTCCCCCTCTCCCCCTCTCCCCCTCGTGGATGCGCCGGTACGGCGTATTGTATCCCTCGCTCCCAGCGTCACCGAGATCCTGTTCGAGCTGGGGTTGGGCGAAAAGGTGGTGGGCGTGACCAGGTATTGCGACTACCCTCCCGAGGCGAAGAGCAGAGAAAAGGTGGGGGGGTACCTCGACGTCAATTACGAGGCGGTGGTCGCCCTTCAGCCGGACCTGGTGATCCATATCACCCAGCACGAGGAGGCCCGTGACCGTCTCCATGAACTGGGGATCGCCACCCTGGCCGTGGACCACAGCCGGGTCGACGGGATCGTGAACTCCATCAACAGTATCGGGAAGGCGTGCGGTGTGGCCGCCGTGTCACGGGCCTACGTGAAGGATCTCAAGGCCCGCCTTTCAAGGGTCGTTTCCGGGTACAACTTCAACTTTACCCCGCGTGTCCTCGTAGCGGTGGGCAGGAGCCTCGAACCCGGAGCGTCGGGGGAGATCTACGTTTCCGGACGGGACGGGTTTTACGATGATCTCATCAGGCTGGCCGGCGGGGAGAACGCTTACAGCGACGAGACCCTCAAGTTCCCGGCGCTGTCCGCGGAGGGGATCGCCAGGATCGATCCGGATGTCATCCTGGAGATGATCCCCGATCTCGGGCCGGATGAGGACATGCCGGCTCTCCTCTCGCGGTGGAACGACATCCCGGGTCTGCGGGCAGCGAGGACGGGGCGGATTTACATCCTGGGCGAGGACTACGTCGTTATCCCGGGACCCAGGTTCGTGACCCTCCTCGAGGAAATGACTGCTTTGATACATAATGAACCAAAATAG